From Paraburkholderia sabiae, a single genomic window includes:
- a CDS encoding TlpA family protein disulfide reductase — MKRILAVAAVAVVATVGGAVAGHWLLGNNDLAGVANAAPADSANAVNQLWAAKVTNADGAPQSLAGFKGHPVVVNFWASWCGPCVEEMPSLSALHKEYSKKGIEFVGLGVDSDKNIKAFLQKVPVNYPIYVAGFGGADLARAFGNNAGGLPYTVVIDAKGVVRSTKLGQIKPDELKRTLDAL, encoded by the coding sequence ATGAAGCGAATTCTGGCAGTCGCGGCCGTCGCCGTCGTCGCGACCGTGGGCGGAGCGGTGGCGGGCCACTGGCTCCTCGGCAACAACGATCTCGCGGGCGTGGCGAACGCGGCGCCCGCCGACAGCGCGAACGCCGTCAATCAGCTGTGGGCAGCGAAAGTCACCAACGCCGACGGCGCGCCGCAGTCGCTTGCCGGCTTCAAGGGCCATCCCGTCGTCGTCAACTTCTGGGCGTCGTGGTGCGGACCGTGCGTCGAAGAAATGCCGTCGCTGTCGGCGTTGCACAAGGAATACTCGAAAAAGGGTATCGAGTTCGTCGGTCTGGGCGTCGACTCCGACAAGAACATCAAGGCGTTCCTGCAGAAAGTGCCCGTCAACTATCCGATCTACGTCGCCGGCTTCGGCGGTGCGGACCTCGCGCGCGCGTTCGGCAACAACGCGGGCGGTTTGCCTTACACGGTCGTAATTGATGCCAAAGGCGTCGTACGGTCGACAAAACTCGGCCAGATCAAGCCGGACGAGCTGAAACGCACGCTCGACGCGCTATAA
- the aroQ gene encoding type II 3-dehydroquinate dehydratase has protein sequence MTRLLVLHGPNLNLLGTREPEVYGRVTLPQIDQALADRAADADVELATFQSNHEGALVDRIQAARTEKTDFILINPAAYTHTSVAIRDALAGVGIPFVEIHLSNVHRREPFRHHSYFSDQAEGVICGLGWKGYLYALEYALDRLAVGAAGSSRN, from the coding sequence ATGACGCGACTGCTGGTTCTGCACGGCCCCAACCTCAACCTTCTCGGTACACGGGAACCCGAGGTGTATGGCCGCGTTACGCTCCCGCAGATCGATCAGGCGCTGGCCGACCGCGCAGCGGACGCCGACGTCGAACTGGCCACCTTCCAGAGCAATCACGAAGGCGCGCTCGTCGACCGCATCCAGGCCGCGCGAACCGAGAAGACCGATTTCATCCTGATCAATCCCGCAGCGTACACGCATACGAGCGTGGCGATCCGGGACGCACTGGCGGGCGTCGGCATCCCGTTCGTCGAGATTCATCTGTCGAACGTGCATCGTCGAGAACCGTTTAGGCATCACTCGTATTTTTCCGACCAGGCAGAGGGCGTGATTTGCGGCCTCGGCTGGAAGGGTTATCTGTACGCACTCGAATATGCGCTCGACCGGTTGGCCGTTGGGGCGGCCGGATCGTCGCGCAACTGA
- the accC gene encoding acetyl-CoA carboxylase biotin carboxylase subunit has translation MFEKILIANRGEIALRIQRACRELGVKTVVVYSEADKEAKYVKLADEAVCIGPAPSNLSYLNMPALISAAEVTDAEAIHPGYGFLSENADFAERVEQSGFVFIGPRPDTIRLMGDKVTAKQTMIKTGVPCVPGSEGALPEDPKEIVKIARAVGYPVIIKAAGGGGGRGMRVVHTEAALVNAVNMTREEAGRAFGNPQVYMEKYLENPRHIEIQILADSFKNALWLGERDCSMQRRHQKVIEEAPAPGIARRLIERIGDRCADACKKMGYLGAGTFEFLYENGEFYFIEMNTRVQVEHPVTELITGIDIVQEQIRIAAGEKLAIRQRDIQFRGHAIECRINAEDPFKFIPSPGRLTSWHMPGGPGIRVDSHAYNGYFVPPNYDSMIGKLIAYGATREQAIKRMRIALSEMVVEGIQTNIPLHRELMLDAKFVEGGTSIHYLENRLAAKLQAAPEEA, from the coding sequence ATGTTTGAAAAAATCCTCATTGCCAATCGTGGCGAAATCGCGCTCCGCATTCAGCGCGCGTGCCGCGAACTCGGCGTCAAGACGGTCGTCGTCTATTCCGAAGCCGACAAGGAAGCCAAGTACGTGAAGCTCGCCGACGAGGCGGTCTGTATCGGACCGGCGCCGTCGAACCTGAGCTACCTGAACATGCCCGCGCTGATCAGCGCGGCGGAAGTCACGGACGCCGAAGCGATTCACCCCGGCTACGGCTTCCTGTCCGAGAACGCGGACTTCGCCGAGCGCGTCGAACAATCGGGCTTCGTCTTCATCGGCCCGCGTCCCGACACGATCCGCCTGATGGGCGACAAGGTCACCGCGAAGCAGACGATGATCAAGACGGGCGTGCCCTGCGTGCCCGGTTCGGAAGGCGCGTTGCCGGAAGATCCGAAAGAGATCGTGAAGATTGCGCGCGCGGTCGGCTACCCGGTGATCATCAAGGCGGCAGGCGGCGGCGGTGGCCGCGGCATGCGCGTGGTGCACACGGAAGCCGCGCTCGTGAACGCCGTCAACATGACGCGTGAAGAAGCCGGCCGCGCATTCGGCAATCCGCAGGTCTACATGGAGAAATACCTGGAGAACCCGCGGCACATCGAAATCCAGATTCTCGCGGACTCCTTCAAGAACGCGCTGTGGCTCGGCGAACGCGACTGCTCGATGCAGCGCCGCCACCAGAAGGTGATCGAAGAGGCGCCGGCGCCCGGCATCGCGCGCCGTCTGATCGAGCGTATCGGCGATCGTTGCGCGGACGCGTGCAAGAAGATGGGCTATCTCGGCGCGGGCACGTTCGAGTTCCTGTACGAAAACGGCGAGTTCTACTTCATCGAAATGAACACGCGCGTGCAGGTCGAGCACCCGGTCACGGAACTGATTACGGGCATCGACATCGTGCAGGAACAGATCCGCATCGCGGCTGGCGAAAAGCTTGCCATCCGTCAGCGCGACATCCAGTTCCGCGGACATGCGATCGAATGCCGTATCAACGCCGAAGATCCGTTCAAGTTCATTCCGTCGCCGGGACGTCTGACGTCGTGGCATATGCCGGGCGGTCCCGGCATTCGCGTCGATTCGCACGCGTACAACGGTTATTTCGTTCCGCCGAACTATGATTCGATGATCGGCAAGCTGATCGCTTACGGCGCGACGCGCGAGCAGGCGATCAAGCGGATGCGTATCGCGCTGTCGGAAATGGTGGTCGAAGGCATTCAGACCAACATCCCGCTGCATCGCGAGCTGATGCTCGACGCGAAGTTCGTCGAGGGCGGCACGAGCATCCATTACCTCGAAAACCGGCTGGCCGCGAAGCTGCAAGCCGCACCGGAAGAAGCGTAA
- the accB gene encoding acetyl-CoA carboxylase biotin carboxyl carrier protein, translating to MDLRKLKTLIDLVSESGISELEVTEGEGKVRIVKNAPPVYVQQPGNFAPQFAGSAPAAVGHAEQAPAGAATPAAAAPQGHVVTSPMVGTFYRAPSPGADPFVQVGDTVKEGQTICIIEAMKLLNEIESDQAGVIKEILVENGQAVEYGQPLFVIG from the coding sequence ATGGATCTACGTAAACTGAAGACTCTGATCGACCTCGTCTCCGAGTCCGGCATCTCCGAACTCGAAGTGACCGAGGGCGAAGGCAAGGTGCGCATCGTCAAGAACGCGCCGCCGGTTTACGTCCAGCAGCCCGGCAACTTTGCGCCGCAATTCGCGGGTTCGGCACCGGCCGCCGTCGGCCACGCAGAGCAGGCGCCTGCCGGCGCTGCAACGCCCGCCGCTGCCGCACCGCAAGGCCATGTCGTGACGTCGCCGATGGTCGGCACGTTCTACCGCGCACCGTCGCCGGGCGCAGATCCGTTCGTGCAGGTCGGCGACACGGTCAAGGAAGGCCAGACGATCTGCATCATCGAAGCGATGAAGCTGCTGAACGAGATCGAATCGGACCAGGCTGGCGTGATCAAGGAAATCCTCGTCGAGAACGGCCAGGCGGTCGAGTACGGCCAGCCGCTGTTCGTGATCGGCTGA